In Pseudomonadaceae bacterium SI-3, the sequence GACGGCAGGTCTGGGACGGTATCGTCTGGGATATCACTGACAACAAGCGGATTGAGCTGGAGCTGGACGCCTCGCGTGCGCAGTTACGCAAGCTGGCGGCGCACGTCGAGACCGTGCGCGAGGAGGAAAAAGCCCACATCGCCCGCGAGGTGCATGACGAGCTGGGGCAGATGCTGACGGTGCTGAAGTTGGAAATCTCCATGTGCGAGATCAGCTTCGCCGAGCTCGATCCCGGCCTGGCGGCCCGTTTGCAGGGCATGAAGCGGCTGATTGCGCAGCTGTTCCAGCAGGTGCGCGACGTGGCGACCGCCCTGCGCCCGCCGATTCTGGACGCCGGCATCGCATCGGCCATCGACTGGCAGGCGCGGCGCTTCGAGGAGCGTACTGGCGTCGCCTGCCTGGTGGAAGTGCCGGAATGCCCGCCGCAACTCGGTAATGCCAAGGCCATCGGCCTGTTTCGCATCCTTCAGGAAGCCCTGACCAATGTCATGCGTCACGCCAATGCACAAACCGTGAGCCTCACCCTGCAGCAGCAAGGAGATATGCTGTGCTTGAGCATCAGCGATGACGGCCAGGGGTTCGTGGTTCAGCAGAGCCGCCAGGGACCCTCATTCGGCCTGGTTGGTATGCACGAGCGAGCGCAGATGCTCGGCGGCACGTTGCTGCTGGAAAGCCAGCCGGGCGAGGGGACCTTGATTCACGTCTCGGTGCCCCTGGATGTCCCAGCCGCGCCTGCGGTTCTGATCAGTACATTGGAGAGCTAGCGCCATGATTAGGGTAATCGTCGCCGAGGATCACACCATCGTTCGCGAGGGCATCAAGCAGCTGATCGGATTGGCCAAGGACATGCAGGTGATCGGTGAGGCGGGTAACGGTCAGCAGCTGCTCGACCAGTTGCGGCTGACGCCTTGCGATGTGGTGCTGCTGGACATCTCCATGCCGGGCATCAACGGACTGGAAGCCATTCCACGGATCCGTGCATTGAGCCAGCCGCCAGCGATCCTGGTCCTGTCGATGCATGACGAGGCACAGATGGCGGCGCGTGCGCTGAAAATCGGCGCTGCCGGATATGCCACCAAGGACAGCGACCCGGCGCTATTGCTGACCGCGGTGCGCAAGGTCGCCGCCGGCGGCCGTTATATCGATCCGGAGCTGGCGGATCGAATGGTCTTCGAGGTCGGGCTCACTGATTCCCGGCCACCCCATGCGCTGCTGTCCGAGCGTGAG encodes:
- a CDS encoding DNA-binding response regulator → MIRVIVAEDHTIVREGIKQLIGLAKDMQVIGEAGNGQQLLDQLRLTPCDVVLLDISMPGINGLEAIPRIRALSQPPAILVLSMHDEAQMAARALKIGAAGYATKDSDPALLLTAVRKVAAGGRYIDPELADRMVFEVGLTDSRPPHALLSEREYSVFERLVHGDSVNDIAAKLALSSKTISTHKARLMQKLVAHSVADLVRYAMEHKLV